A genomic region of Paenibacillus sp. PL2-23 contains the following coding sequences:
- the yidC gene encoding membrane protein insertase YidC — translation MSIVLCIVILLALPGCGSASGTIAEDTPGVFNHYVIYPLSELISSLAGLLNDNYGFAVMAITLLIRVVLFPLMLRQAKSQQSIRRKMAVMQPELKTLEEKYKGLKDTDSLARKQQEMLALYQKHSFNPLAIGCLPMLIQLPILTGLYSAILMTPEMATHEFLWFQLGEPDIIMPILAALVNFAQFKVSKIGNDSAQMKQLAFLGYLSPIMMGLFALWAPAAISLYWVTGSLFMIGQSYLLVKLYPKDSSAEVSEPAVAASRAETARKT, via the coding sequence TTGTCGATTGTATTGTGTATTGTCATTCTATTGGCTCTTCCGGGCTGCGGCTCGGCTTCGGGCACGATTGCCGAGGATACGCCTGGCGTATTCAATCATTATGTAATCTATCCGCTCTCGGAGCTGATCAGCTCGCTAGCTGGACTGCTTAACGATAATTACGGCTTCGCTGTCATGGCGATCACGCTTTTGATCAGAGTGGTATTGTTCCCTCTTATGCTGCGTCAAGCCAAGTCCCAGCAGAGCATAAGGCGCAAGATGGCCGTCATGCAGCCTGAGCTGAAGACTCTTGAAGAGAAGTACAAGGGGCTGAAGGATACAGACAGCCTGGCCAGGAAGCAGCAGGAGATGTTGGCCCTGTATCAGAAGCACAGCTTCAATCCGCTTGCAATTGGTTGTCTGCCCATGCTCATACAGCTGCCCATACTAACCGGCTTGTATTCTGCGATTCTGATGACGCCGGAGATGGCGACACACGAATTTCTATGGTTTCAGCTGGGAGAGCCGGATATCATCATGCCGATACTGGCGGCACTTGTAAATTTCGCCCAGTTCAAAGTATCAAAGATCGGGAATGACTCGGCCCAAATGAAGCAGTTAGCCTTCCTCGGGTATCTCTCTCCGATCATGATGGGACTCTTCGCCCTGTGGGCTCCAGCCGCGATATCATTATACTGGGTAACCGGCAGCTTGTTCATGATCGGGCAGTCTTATTTGCTTGTCAAGCTGTACCCAAAGGACTCTAGTGCGGAAGTATCAGAGCCGGCAGTTGCAGCTTCCCGAGCCGAAACGGCCCGCAAAACCTAA
- the bioB gene encoding biotin synthase BioB: MNTTSTHSDWGLLAQKALNGECLTLEEGLSVLEADNDEVLPLLHAAFAVRKHYYGKKVKLNMIINAKSGLCPEDCGYCSQSIVSTAPIKKYTLLDKETLLAGAREAMARQAGTYCIVAAGRGPTSRELDQVVDAVQEIRATMPLKICACLGILKDDQAQRLADAGVHRYNHNLNTSRANYPSITTTHSYDQRVETVERAKKQGMSPCSGVIIGMGETNEEIVEMAYALRELDADSIPINFLNAIPGTPLEQAERTPAMKALKVLALFRLVCPAKEIRVAGGREVNLRSLQPLSLYAANSLFVGDYLTTEGQAVTSDHLLIEDLGFEIERCAL; encoded by the coding sequence TGGAGGAAGGGCTGTCCGTGCTGGAGGCCGACAACGATGAGGTGCTGCCCCTTCTGCACGCCGCTTTCGCCGTGCGGAAGCATTACTACGGCAAGAAGGTCAAGCTCAATATGATCATCAACGCCAAAAGTGGTCTATGCCCCGAGGACTGCGGCTACTGCTCGCAATCCATCGTGTCGACGGCGCCGATCAAGAAGTACACGCTGCTGGACAAGGAGACGCTTCTTGCCGGGGCGCGGGAAGCGATGGCGCGCCAGGCAGGCACGTATTGCATTGTAGCGGCAGGCAGAGGACCGACGAGCAGAGAGCTAGATCAGGTCGTCGACGCAGTCCAAGAAATCCGAGCCACAATGCCGCTCAAAATATGCGCTTGCTTAGGCATTCTGAAGGATGATCAGGCCCAGCGGCTCGCGGATGCCGGTGTGCACCGATATAACCATAATTTGAACACGAGCAGAGCGAACTACCCCTCCATAACAACGACTCATTCGTACGACCAGAGGGTGGAGACGGTTGAGCGGGCCAAAAAGCAAGGCATGTCCCCCTGCTCGGGCGTCATTATCGGCATGGGCGAAACCAATGAGGAAATCGTAGAGATGGCTTACGCGCTGCGCGAGCTCGACGCCGATTCCATTCCGATCAATTTCTTAAATGCCATCCCTGGAACCCCGCTTGAGCAGGCGGAACGCACGCCCGCTATGAAGGCGCTTAAGGTGCTGGCCTTGTTCCGGCTTGTATGTCCGGCCAAAGAAATTCGAGTTGCTGGAGGCCGTGAGGTGAACCTTCGCTCTTTGCAGCCTCTGTCGCTGTACGCGGCAAATTCATTATTCGTGGGCGATTATTTGACGACGGAGGGCCAGGCTGTGACGTCTGACCATCTGCTCATAGAAGATCTCGGCTTCGAAATTGAGCGATGTGCCTTATGA
- a CDS encoding ABC transporter substrate-binding protein/permease, with translation MRKKTWIRFIYIVLVSALTLPGLLLSGSSASASAPAPVIGDKGTIVMGTSPDYPPYENVDALNNGEIVGMDIDIANFIAARLGYKLEIEAMDFNGLIAALQTGRVDFVMSAMSVTEERKQNVDFSSTYYVARNTIVSRASEPLETLEALKGKSVGTQLGSTQDSFAETLEGIRLMKLNRIPDLIQELNSGRLDAVIAEDAVAVEMAASNPNLIVSYLPPGSSEDGYAIAFPKGSELVASFNEVLEEMKANGQIDAITTKWFQEKEAAEESTFLNLNFSVLKGYIPFMLKGVYVTLLFTLVSAAFGFIWGTVLSLFKISGIKPLEWFATAYTSVFRGTPLLLQLFLIYFATPQLTGYDISPLLAAGLAFGLNSAAYLSETIRGGIMAVDKGQREAAMALGVPYWTMMFRIILPQAVKTILPALVNECVALLKESSLVSVIGVMDIMRRANVVQATEFRALEALLFAGLIYYVLVLILTSLAHMLERRLRRSD, from the coding sequence ATGCGCAAAAAAACTTGGATTCGCTTCATCTATATCGTCTTGGTCTCGGCCTTGACGCTTCCCGGCCTGCTGCTTAGCGGAAGCTCGGCGTCAGCCTCGGCACCGGCGCCGGTCATCGGCGATAAGGGAACCATTGTTATGGGCACTTCGCCCGACTACCCGCCCTACGAGAACGTTGACGCCCTGAATAACGGCGAGATCGTAGGCATGGACATCGACATCGCCAATTTCATAGCCGCGCGGCTCGGGTATAAGCTGGAGATCGAAGCGATGGACTTCAATGGGCTGATCGCCGCCTTGCAGACGGGACGCGTCGATTTTGTCATGTCGGCGATGTCTGTCACGGAGGAGCGCAAGCAGAACGTCGACTTCTCCTCCACCTATTATGTCGCCCGCAACACCATTGTGTCCCGGGCAAGCGAGCCGCTGGAGACGCTGGAGGCGCTGAAGGGCAAGTCCGTCGGCACTCAGCTCGGCTCCACGCAGGATTCCTTCGCGGAGACGCTGGAGGGCATTCGTCTAATGAAGCTGAACCGGATTCCGGATCTGATCCAGGAGCTGAATTCGGGACGGCTGGACGCCGTTATCGCGGAAGACGCTGTTGCGGTGGAGATGGCAGCATCGAATCCGAATCTGATCGTCAGCTACCTGCCGCCTGGAAGCTCGGAGGACGGATACGCCATCGCCTTCCCGAAGGGCTCCGAGCTGGTCGCCTCCTTCAACGAGGTGCTGGAGGAGATGAAGGCGAACGGCCAGATCGACGCGATCACGACCAAGTGGTTCCAGGAGAAGGAAGCCGCTGAAGAGAGCACCTTCCTGAATCTGAACTTCAGCGTGCTGAAGGGGTATATTCCATTCATGCTGAAGGGCGTTTATGTGACTTTGCTGTTCACGCTCGTGTCGGCCGCATTTGGCTTCATATGGGGCACCGTGCTGTCCCTGTTCAAAATATCCGGCATCAAGCCGCTGGAATGGTTCGCAACCGCGTATACGTCCGTATTCCGCGGCACGCCGCTGCTGCTTCAGCTGTTCCTGATCTATTTTGCAACCCCGCAGCTGACGGGCTACGATATATCGCCGCTGCTGGCGGCCGGTCTCGCGTTCGGCCTGAACTCCGCTGCGTACTTGTCGGAGACGATCCGCGGCGGCATCATGGCGGTCGACAAGGGACAGCGCGAGGCCGCAATGGCGCTTGGCGTCCCTTACTGGACGATGATGTTCCGCATCATACTGCCGCAGGCGGTCAAGACGATTCTGCCGGCGCTTGTGAACGAATGCGTCGCGCTGCTCAAGGAGTCGTCGCTCGTCTCCGTCATCGGCGTAATGGATATTATGCGAAGAGCGAACGTCGTGCAGGCCACGGAGTTCCGCGCGCTGGAGGCGCTGCTGTTCGCCGGCCTGATCTACTACGTGCTTGTGCTTATTCTGACATCGCTCGCCCATATGCTTGAGAGGAGGCTGCGCCGCAGTGATTAA
- a CDS encoding DUF4023 family protein: MDHTNEFVSKVQNTQQKAEKNKRTQGAGTPSHQLSNKQHSTNK, translated from the coding sequence ATGGACCATACCAACGAATTCGTGAGCAAGGTGCAAAATACGCAACAGAAAGCCGAGAAAAACAAACGGACGCAAGGCGCAGGCACGCCAAGCCACCAGTTATCGAACAAGCAGCACAGCACGAACAAGTAA
- a CDS encoding alpha/beta hydrolase — protein MSATILWLTGWSMPDSVFDRLRLELPDFEHKSVDYSQAVTPEEIFQRVERAAAEWTEQDSRCKGPLLVAGWSLGALLALRLGVQGAADGLLLLAGTARFVRPSHQRELGWPDSYLRQMLASIAKDRPTIEGLFRRSLCTDAEWEAGRGELLPPAGSWSAEALMAGLRILRTEDYTDRLTLIRHPILLVHEHDDRVCPFGAAEEIASRTAQAKLSGWTGCGHVPFLGRETEVAEAIRSWWYGGQSGQNPASI, from the coding sequence ATGAGCGCAACGATTCTGTGGCTGACGGGATGGAGCATGCCGGACTCCGTGTTCGACCGGCTCCGTTTGGAGCTGCCGGACTTTGAACATAAGTCTGTAGATTACAGCCAGGCGGTGACGCCAGAGGAGATATTCCAGAGGGTCGAACGTGCGGCTGCCGAATGGACGGAGCAGGACTCCCGCTGCAAGGGGCCGCTTCTTGTCGCAGGGTGGTCGCTCGGAGCGCTGCTTGCGCTGCGGCTAGGCGTGCAAGGAGCTGCGGATGGACTTCTGCTGCTCGCCGGTACGGCCCGATTCGTCCGTCCATCGCATCAGAGGGAGCTAGGCTGGCCCGATTCTTACCTCCGGCAAATGCTTGCTTCAATCGCGAAGGATCGCCCAACCATTGAGGGGCTATTCCGCCGGAGCCTGTGCACGGATGCGGAGTGGGAAGCGGGACGCGGCGAGCTGCTCCCTCCGGCAGGCAGTTGGTCCGCTGAGGCGTTGATGGCCGGTCTTCGGATTTTGCGCACGGAGGATTATACGGACCGACTGACGTTGATCCGTCACCCGATATTGCTGGTGCATGAACACGACGATAGGGTGTGTCCCTTCGGCGCTGCGGAGGAGATAGCTTCTCGAACGGCGCAGGCTAAGCTGTCGGGATGGACTGGATGCGGGCATGTTCCTTTTCTTGGGAGAGAAACCGAAGTGGCGGAAGCGATAAGGAGCTGGTGGTATGGAGGGCAGAGCGGACAGAATCCGGCGTCAATTTAA
- the bioF gene encoding 8-amino-7-oxononanoate synthase encodes MKWMAEGLEKLTSDSLERTLLSCEPAPGRPGFTVRGERTLLDLSSNDYLGLSGHPAIVEAMRDALAVHGTGASASRLVTGSRSIGGQLEEAIADWQQSGAALVFGNGYMANVGVISALVGRGDAVFSDRLNHASIVDGISLSLAEHARYRHNDMEHLRYLLSKHRAARRKLIVTDAVFSMDGEHALLDEVIQLKREFGAMLMVDEAHSGGVYGLKGEGLCHSLGLHQEVDVHMGTFSKAFGVYGAYVSGSSMLIRWLLNKARTFVYSTALPPVLLAGIAEALRLVQQEGVRRERLAEASRLFRAALRDAGFQAGDGVSPIIPILVGDSAAALRFSSALEEEGILGVAIRPPAVPAGTARIRFSLSASHTKEGLLGAVHGITRAGRMVGALGL; translated from the coding sequence ATGAAATGGATGGCTGAAGGTCTCGAGAAGCTTACAAGCGATTCGCTGGAACGCACATTGCTAAGCTGCGAGCCGGCTCCGGGGCGCCCCGGCTTCACTGTGCGGGGTGAACGCACGCTGCTCGATCTGTCCTCCAATGATTATCTCGGGCTGTCCGGCCATCCGGCGATTGTGGAAGCCATGCGGGATGCGCTGGCCGTGCACGGGACTGGCGCAAGCGCTTCGCGACTTGTGACCGGAAGCCGCTCGATTGGCGGTCAATTGGAGGAAGCGATCGCTGACTGGCAGCAAAGCGGGGCGGCGCTCGTATTCGGAAATGGATATATGGCCAACGTGGGTGTGATCAGCGCGCTTGTTGGGCGCGGCGATGCTGTATTCAGCGACCGGCTGAATCATGCCAGCATCGTAGACGGTATTTCGCTCAGCCTCGCGGAGCATGCTCGTTACCGCCATAATGACATGGAGCATTTGCGGTACCTCTTAAGCAAGCATCGCGCTGCGAGGCGCAAGCTGATCGTCACGGACGCGGTATTCTCCATGGATGGCGAACATGCCTTGCTGGATGAGGTTATACAACTCAAGCGCGAGTTCGGCGCGATGCTGATGGTGGACGAGGCGCACTCCGGAGGCGTCTATGGCCTGAAGGGGGAAGGGCTGTGCCATTCGCTTGGGCTGCACCAAGAGGTGGACGTGCATATGGGTACGTTCAGCAAGGCCTTTGGCGTATATGGCGCGTATGTCAGCGGCAGCAGCATGCTCATCCGATGGTTACTTAACAAAGCCCGTACGTTCGTGTATTCGACGGCGTTGCCGCCTGTGTTACTCGCGGGCATCGCGGAGGCATTGAGGCTCGTGCAGCAGGAGGGCGTTCGGCGGGAACGGCTTGCCGAAGCCAGCAGGTTATTCCGGGCAGCGCTTAGGGATGCCGGCTTTCAGGCGGGCGACGGCGTTTCGCCTATTATTCCGATCCTGGTGGGGGACAGCGCTGCGGCCTTGCGCTTCAGCTCTGCTCTGGAGGAGGAAGGTATTCTCGGGGTTGCCATCCGGCCTCCTGCCGTACCTGCGGGTACGGCGCGGATCCGATTCTCCTTGTCGGCATCGCACACCAAGGAGGGACTGCTCGGTGCTGTTCATGGGATCACTCGTGCGGGGCGCATGGTCGGAGCGCTGGGCTTATGA
- the bioC gene encoding malonyl-ACP O-methyltransferase BioC, translating into MEGRADRIRRQFNRSAEGSYDAYAHVQRRMAEWLDSSLRQATAYSGPLHPDILEIGCGTGYLTERLLRSWTASSFTALDIAPAMLQAAKTKAMAHCTKFDSSRHRFLLEDVEAWAPGAPSASLDLIVSSACFQWLRQPRMTLGELRRLLRPGGLLAFTTFGPSTFRELHESFEQAYRAAGMEPQRHGLSFPEAEHWQSLLQTSGFVSIKLQQAKQVELHPDVRAFLQSIKAVGASVTQAASSPGLGSRWLFERMFEQYEQAFRVPGGIQATYDLLLIHATLPRS; encoded by the coding sequence ATGGAGGGCAGAGCGGACAGAATCCGGCGTCAATTTAACCGCAGCGCGGAAGGCTCGTACGACGCGTATGCTCATGTCCAGCGTCGAATGGCTGAATGGCTGGACAGCTCTCTACGGCAGGCGACGGCATATAGCGGCCCCCTCCATCCCGATATACTCGAGATCGGCTGCGGCACGGGTTATCTGACTGAGAGGCTGCTTCGCAGCTGGACGGCCTCATCCTTTACGGCGCTGGATATTGCGCCTGCCATGCTGCAGGCAGCCAAGACGAAAGCGATGGCCCATTGCACAAAATTCGATTCCTCCCGGCACCGATTTCTGCTGGAAGATGTTGAAGCGTGGGCGCCCGGCGCTCCGTCGGCATCGCTGGATCTCATCGTCTCCAGCGCGTGCTTCCAATGGCTCCGCCAGCCGAGGATGACGCTGGGAGAGCTGAGACGGCTGCTGCGTCCGGGCGGGCTGCTTGCTTTTACAACGTTTGGCCCAAGCACATTCCGCGAGCTGCACGAGTCCTTCGAGCAAGCTTACCGTGCCGCAGGCATGGAGCCTCAGCGCCATGGGCTGAGCTTTCCCGAGGCGGAGCACTGGCAGTCCTTGCTGCAAACAAGCGGCTTCGTCAGCATCAAGCTCCAACAAGCCAAGCAGGTTGAGCTCCACCCCGACGTTAGAGCCTTCCTCCAATCGATCAAAGCGGTGGGAGCCAGTGTGACGCAAGCAGCCTCGTCTCCGGGACTCGGCTCGAGATGGCTATTCGAACGAATGTTTGAACAGTACGAGCAAGCCTTCCGCGTCCCCGGCGGCATACAGGCTACTTATGATTTGCTTCTGATCCATGCGACCTTGCCGCGAAGCTAG
- a CDS encoding amino acid ABC transporter ATP-binding protein, with protein MINVTELTKTYGKNQVLKGITTTVRQGEVVALIGPSGSGKSTFLRCLNLLETPTSGMITINDVELTSKHADIAAARQRIGMVFQHFHLFPHMTVMDNITFAPRKVKGLSAEAAREKALALLERVGLSDKADSYPSRLSGGQKQRVAIARSLAMEPDIMLFDEPTSALDPEMVKEVLAVIQGLASSGMTMLIVTHEMKFAREAADTIYFMDNGKLVEQTPPEQFFRNPQSERARKFLEQVL; from the coding sequence GTGATTAATGTAACCGAGCTTACCAAAACGTACGGCAAAAACCAGGTGCTGAAGGGCATCACGACCACCGTCCGGCAGGGCGAGGTTGTCGCTCTGATCGGTCCGTCCGGCTCCGGGAAGTCGACCTTCCTGCGTTGCTTGAACCTGCTGGAGACACCGACATCCGGCATGATTACGATCAACGATGTGGAGCTGACGAGCAAGCATGCCGATATAGCCGCGGCGCGCCAGCGCATCGGCATGGTATTCCAGCATTTCCACCTGTTCCCCCATATGACGGTTATGGACAATATTACGTTCGCCCCTCGCAAGGTGAAGGGTCTCTCCGCCGAAGCGGCGCGGGAGAAGGCGCTTGCGCTGCTGGAGCGCGTCGGGCTGTCCGACAAGGCGGACAGCTACCCGTCCCGCCTCTCCGGCGGGCAGAAGCAGCGTGTCGCGATCGCCCGCAGCCTGGCGATGGAGCCCGACATCATGCTGTTCGACGAGCCGACCTCCGCGCTGGACCCGGAGATGGTCAAGGAGGTGCTGGCCGTCATTCAGGGGCTTGCAAGCTCCGGCATGACGATGCTCATCGTCACGCATGAGATGAAGTTCGCGCGCGAGGCCGCGGATACGATTTATTTTATGGACAATGGCAAGCTGGTGGAGCAGACGCCTCCGGAGCAGTTCTTCAGGAATCCTCAGAGCGAACGCGCCCGGAAGTTTCTGGAGCAGGTGCTGTAA